The Syngnathus scovelli strain Florida chromosome 17, RoL_Ssco_1.2, whole genome shotgun sequence sequence GGCCCTCCACCAGTACCACCGGATCCAGCGAGGCGATCGGAAGCACTGGATGGAAATGAATGACGTGGTTACAATACGGAGAGGCGGCTCAGATTACgtttaccgtaattgccggactataaaccgcaccggattataaaccgcaccagctaaaatttagggatatttcattttttcttacataagccgcaccggactataagccgcacgtgcacacgagtttttttttacaaagaaagacagtacatagaaagcctttttaacgttttaataacatacttgaacatgtctttcttaacattgtctgtgatgcagcagtagtactgcagcattttgaaaaaatgtggcccgcgaagacaaattgtgcatcaaattcgtgtcattactagaattgcaaattgtcttcacttttaataatagcttttttttaaaaatatttgaccagttattactcgtctgatttgaaaacgagttatttgtcagtttgttttgtagcttttactgtatataatagtgttaagagtaaaagtgatcaagtcatcacaaaaatctcgaaaaaaatcttatataagtcgcagggtccaaaattttggaaaaaagtcgcggcttatagtccggaaattacggtagttaccTATGTGCATTCGAGAGACTAATGATTTTTgtgactaaaaaaataaaaataaaaacactcatGAGATGGCTATCTTATGCATCCACATTGGGGCCCCTTCTTCCGTTTGATACCAGTGATAAATCGGCTGTCATTGCAAGAACCTTCCATGTTTCGGCTATTATGGAAACAATTCATTGTGCCGGATGATAAGTGGCTGCTTGTAATTATGTCATGAGTCatttgaaaagtgaatgttTGTGTTGCTTTGTTTACTCTGCCCAGGTAGCAACAACATCATGTCTGAGTGGATCACGCAAGTTTCTTTGTgttttcaacaacaacaacaagcaagTTAAAAACACCTGATGGACACACAATAATCGGCACACGCACTGACATACAGGTGATCAAGCCAAAATCATCGTAAATTATTCCGaaaattaggaaaaaaaaacagtaggatATGCCTCTGATGAAATAAAGTTCATCTATTTAAGTCAACTTTCCTTGACATTTTGCAGCGCACGGTCATAGGGTGTGCCGACTTGCGCAAACTCCTCCCCAGAAAGTGTGTTGACTTGTGTAACCATGTCATTCTAGTTGTTTATTTTGCTATTATGCCTCCAAAACAcccacccacgcacgcacgcacacacacacgcacacacacacgcacacgcacacacacgcgcgcacacgcgcgcacacgcgcgcacacgcgcgcacacgcgcgcgcacacacacgcacgcacgcgcacgcacacacacacacacgcacgcacgcgcgcgcgcacacacacgcacgcacgcgcacgcacacacacgcgcgcgcgcacgcacgcacacacacacacacacacacacacacacacacacacacacacacacacacacacacacacacacacacacacacacacacacacacacaccaaataagTTCCAATTGAGTTCAGGTTGCTGGTCACGTTCTGGTGAAATTCAACAGAGGCCATGTTCGTGCTTAGTGTCTTCATAATATCCACAAAAATGCATGCCTTTTATGCGGTTGATGCTGAAATCCTTATATATTGTGCGCGTTTAGAAGACAATGAGCCATTGTAATGTTTCGAGGTGTGGTTCATTTTGAACCATAGCACGCACTCTGCTCAGCTAAAtataagaagaggaggagggaaaggTCAGAAGAACTCAAATCCAGGTCAGATATCAAAATGCTTTTCGCTCAGTTTTACTCCTCAAATTATGCTCATCGGTGAAGAATACAATGGACACTTTTCACGACAAGAGGAAGAAAGGCAGGTCGGTACTAGTGTACAAACTGTAGGCTACATGTGGCTGCACGATGAAAAGCGAAAGGTCACAAATTTGTAATACAAGCCATAAACACATCATTGTGTGGTTCCTGTCCAACAACTGGTCTGACAGAAAGGTGATTAACACACTAACCACGAAAGCTTCAGCTCTTGACAGGATGTTAGTAAGAACAACAAACCAAGCCTTCTGAACTTTTTATGGACTGAGAATTGCGCAAAAGAAACTCACCACGTGGCACAACCTGCtacttttgattgacagctagGAGGAGGTCTCTCAGTACCAAGATGGACATGTCATAAAATAACTCCATTTCACTTATATGGAGGACAAAATGCTGTCCATAAAACACAAATCATTTTAATTACTTGTTGATTTGTATTACTtccatttctttattacttccaACCTTTTTTggtatattttgttttcattcatttaattttttggatattttaaatatatttttattgtatttttcatttttcttacaggattttaatgtattttctgtattctccttttttttattactttgattttattatttAGATTCAGTTATATCAATAATGGGCCTGAATAGTCAACAACCATTTGTAGCGCCTCTATTGCTTCAACATTATGGatagagccaaaaaaaaaaaaagtcttatgaATAATTTACCCCACACGATGAGCTTGATGCGCCTCTCAAAGTTTCCGTTGGGGAATGTGGAGATGTGGCAAGCGTACGTGCCATCGTCAGACTCTTCCGTGTTGGAGATGAGTAGTGCAGAGCTGACGGTGGGGTTGTCGCTCTCGAACTTCATGCGACCTGCATAGCGTCCGAATTCTGAcagcaggaaggaaggaaggtgaaAATGTATGCGCTGGCACcttctggaattttttttttcaaaaatccaCCAAAAAACAATTTCACTGAAGTTTTGATGAGTGGCGAGAAAAGTGTCAAAAAGGACTGAGCCATAATGCTGAATCTGCTTCACCTACCCGTGTGTCCATCTGCAAAGTGGGCGGTGATGATCTGGTCCTTGGTGCCGTCACGCAGCTCCTTGTACCAGGTCACCTGCACCACCTTCTCATCCACGCTGGCCTGGTAGCGACACGGGAGGCGGGTGGCGCTCTCGGCCATCGAGCGCTGCAACGTGACAGCCTGGAGGGGCTCAATGAAGATGCCATGGGCGCACGCCACTGGGTCGGACATGAAAAGTATCAACCGTGGTTATAAAGTGGCACCGATGGCTCAGAGTATAAAACAAAATCGAAACaaaaaagagggagggagggtgagcAGTTTACTTGACTTGAATTGTATTGTTCATTGTGCTTCTCTTTTTAGTGTTGAAATGTACTCAGATTATGATTTGTGGAAAGGTAGAATGTGGTTCACTGCCCCAGATCAGTCCCATACCATCTTAATTCTAAATTTTGAGAATTATGTCGATTGACAACGATGCATTTGGGTATCTGCGTGACATTCTCCTGAGTCTGTCTCATCAGGCgtggaggaaaaagaaaaggcaAAGCAGCAGAACAGAATGTGGCCATGTGGCATTCTTTGACTTCTTGCCCAACTCGGGTCACTGTTTGTTACCTCCACCAAGGAATTACGTttgaacaccggtgtgtttttgCAGGATAATAATCAATCGACACTGGAAATACAGAGTTCAAAACATTCAAATCGCCAGATTAACAATCAGCAACCATAGTCAAACGCCATCCTATTACTAAACACATTCTACAGCAAGTTAAGTCCAGATCTAATCCAGATTGCAAGATTGGCACCAATGTGAACGCAACATGTCAAATTCCAACAAccaaatcattttcatttttgggTGTTTTGAATTCAGCGGTGACTTGCTCGTAATAGCCCCATGGCAAATCCCTGAAAAATAATTATGTTCGTGAGGCAAACGTTTGTTGCAAGAGAAGTGGAAAAGCCTGTGTGGCAGCAAAACTGTGGTGCATTCAAGCGAGCTCGCATTTGTCTGCGTTGGTCTCATTTCATCGTTTCTTTTTCCCACACTGAGCTACTGTTTGGCCTTTATCAGCGCTGTAATCATTAATCAGCATGCTCATTAATCAGTAACCACTTTGGTTTAAAACAGAAAAAACGCGGGGAAAGAAAGCCGCATTTCAAAGTACAAATGTTTGACTTGAATCAGTGTTTGTGTCCCACGCCTTAGTGTATCTTCAGCTGTCACTAGAAGACCAAATGTTTGCATTAGCTCCCCGGTTGTTCAATATTCCGATCGATGCGTGCAACATTTGGCACAACAGTTCACAAGCACCGTCGGTGataccattttttaaaaatacatttatctTTAATAGCGTTCAAAGGAGGTTACGAAAGGAATACAGAGGCATTCAAAACTACTACTCGACTGTCATGTATGTGAAAGTAATACGTAATACTACGACTACTACTCACCGAAGAGGAAGACAAGGAGCGGCGAAAAGTTCACATTTTGCAGAGTAATCTCCATCCTGCTTCCTCGAGTGAAGCCGCTTTAATTCCAGTTACTTCAAGAAAAATTCTCACGCAACCGCTAAATAATCAGAATCTGACATATTTGTTCTACTGGCCCACGTGCAGGTGAGTCGAGTCTTAAATCCaggttggggggaaaaaaaggcctTATTATTTTTGAGAATTCGCTCCAGTTTAACAACAAAGGAGCCAAGAAATTGTTAACTATTAAATAAAGGAACAAAAGTTATGTTGACACGGAGAAGGTCCGAGAAAGTGTGGCGCTCAATCCCGCTGCACCTGCTGCTGGCCTTTACGCCACGCCCACATACACGAAGGTGCTTCGAGATGCGTTTGCTGATCAACGGAATAAACAGGACCGTTTACTAGTAGCGCACACAACACTGCTACTACACATTCATGTCATTATTTTCATTAGGTGCCTGTGCTTCCAACAGTCCTACTAACACATCTATTCCAATCAATATACTAAATTTATTAGGACAAACACCACCAGTACTGCAATACTGTGGCATTATTATTGTAAATACAAATAGTTTACACTGTGTGTGAGTATAGCTGGATAGCTAGCTAAAAGGGCACGATTTTGGTAGCAGAACTTGTCACGCTCCCAGTGATGAGGCAGGGCAAACTTTTGTACGAAATAACAGGGTTTAATGCTGGAAAAGTACTAACAACACGCTATACAATGCTAACAAGAGttaacaaaaacataaaaaaggaaaatacaaagaccccaaaaaaatctaCATTAGCATTCATTGTTTTTATACAGGCCACTCGTAGAAACATTCGGAAGAAAACTGCATCATAACTTAGGCACcttacaattttatttttttttttttataaaaatgtaACCTTTTGGAGCTGTAAAAAACTCTGGTGAGGAGTTCTTTCCGTTTGGATGTTTCTGTTAGAAATGTGCCGGACATCACTTGCACATCTGACCACTTAAGGCAGTTTATGGTTTACTGGTATGCAGTTTTACAAAAGCAAAAGTATCAAGATGGGGGATGAGACTGTATCATTAAGAAAAATCcacatttggaaaaaataaattagcTTAATGCGAGCATATCAGTCAACATATAAGAACAGGAAATGCACCCACTAAATGTTATGTTGTCACCTGCTGTTAAAGCTACTTAAAAGAGGAATGTTGCTTGGttttacatatatatttatgtttTAAGTGTAAAGGTGTTGTTTCTGTGTGTTAAAGTGAAACATCAACACTAACCGCAAACATGAACAAAGACAGAgaatctagaaaaaaaatgttatttgcGCACATAAGTTGCTACATTCTGAAGTGAGTACCGAAGATCTGGGCcacactggggggggggggggggggggggaaccacGACAAGATTCAAACTGGATTCTCACCTCCAATAAAACAGTTGTATCAAAAAAAGAAGTTGGAATCTTTTGAAGGGATTCATATCAAGAATAAAATGGTATTTTTCCAAAAGTAATGCCAATTTTGAGAATAAAATCATATTAAAAAGCCAGACTTTTGCAAGAGTAAAGTCTAACTTCAAGAATTCTTATTTCTCAGGATAAAGGTTAGATTTTTAAAGACAGGTGCATTTTCAAGAattaagtcacatttttttatCGCAAGTGGACTTTTTAAAAAGTTGCATATTTCTAGGTTTAAAgtacaaaatgcattttttttccacgaatcaagtcatttttttcatgcaatTTTCAAGAACTGTAATATTTTTGTGTGACTATGTGAAAATGTGTGTTTATTCACTTCATTTATTTAGTCCAGACAGATGCAACATTATTTCAAGTATTATTGGTCTAATAATTGccataaaaaaaactaatgggcctgcatttttttgctttgcattttcttgttttttggAATTTGCTATTCTCATCctgaaaacacaacaaaatacttaTGCTATTTGGGGCTAATGATTTGTTTGATCAGTGTGGCCCTAGATCGTGCTTTGTATGAAAAGGAAGGGGTTTTCCAGCTGAGCGGACGCAACATCATAGTCATCGAAGTGTAATGCAGTTCAGTGGTTACAACAAAAAAAGGGcgcctttgtaaaaaaaaaatgtttttttccaacaATGTGCTGCAATAACAACACCAGTCAAAGGCATTTTTGGCGTCCTTCACACGGACGTCTCGGACTGAAGCCTCATGACAAACTTGTGGCTTTTGGGGTCCACAAACTCCTCGCCAAGGCGCAGGAAGGGCAGCGGCGTGACGGTGACCACCAGGGAGAAGTCCAGGCGGCGCACGGAGAAGACCAGGCCTTGGCGCAAGGCCGCTGTTACGGGCTCCTCGCTCACCAGTGTCCACTGGCGCCCCCTGCCGTTATGCTGTTGGTACTGCATGGTGGGCCCCGGGCTCAGGTAACGCTCCAGGAAGGCCTACACAAgttttgaaatatatatatgaatactGGATTTGGATCAAAAGTGATTTGTTTGGTTATTTGTAGATGATTTTCATGTTAATGAGATGAATTGGACATGCACTGAGGAGGGTATACAGGGAGAAGGAAGAGGCACTTTATGGAGGATATGCAGGTGGTCGGTAATAATCAATTGGGTAGTTTTTGGACCTTGGGCGTCATGTTGTGCGTGATGCAGAACTGTAGATGTGTGAGGATGCTCTCCATGCTGTGGAAAGCCTGCTGCCGCGTGGTCCTCAGGTACTTCTGCATGGCCCGCGCCATGGGGGCGAAGATGGCCTGCGCCGCCTCGCGGGGGTCCATCACCTCGCGTGGGTGTTTGGGGGACGAGGTCAACGCTGCCTCCTCTTCATGGAGGCGCTTGATGTGCGTGAACGCCTCTTCTACTGCCACCACCAGCCTGCAATGTTAGACGGGTGTTTCTGTTGTAATAAAGCTGCAATGGCATCTGAAATTTCAACATTATAGATTAGAAATTTGTAAGAAGAGTGGGAAACAGTTGGAGGAGAGAGAGACTCCCCCTGGTGTGTAGTGGGAATATAACAccaaacactttaaagcacacgTTGTTCATTACAGGCTAAGACAATGCCCCCATTTGGGCATTTAAGCTCACTACATACAAGATGAAACTTGTCTCTCTCTACCTGGCCTTGCGCTTGCGGATCCTGCGGTCCATCTCTGCCTCCTCGTAGTAGAACTCGTTGTGGGAGTTGTCTCGCCTCCTCGCGGCGGCAGCGATCATGGCGCGCGACTGGCCCGTGGAATTATTGCCAGGGTTTTCTGGGCAGGAAAGGTTTCCTATACCTCaatgtttttgtgtaattacatattaaatatatttttgagacaCAACACAAACAGTTAAATCTACACAAGGGTTTTTTAACAGTGGGATTTGAGTTACTGGGAGATTTTTCAAGATAATGTAAAggattgtaaaaaaaactaatatAGAATTAATCTCTGCGTTAAAAGAGGCAGTGCAGTGTTTACCGTCCAGTGAGTAGACTTTGAAGCCTGTCATCTTCTTGGACAGAATGGATTTTGGCAGGTTGACCAGGGCGGGATTGTAGACAGGGAAGTCGTTGTAGTAGTGGTCCAAAACCCACACGGCAGCCCGCTGGATACTGAAACACGGTAACAACTTTGGGCAATTGTTGTGTATGTTGGTCACGTTGCTATGGGCTGCCTGCCCGTGCTAGTGACTGCTGCCATGCGTTACATACTAGAGAGTGTTTGTGGGTCATTTTACAGACAGACATCGATGCAGAGCTGTGTTTTGAACATTGCTGCAGCAGTACAAATATTGGCTGAATAAGAATCAGAATAATTACAGGTTGTCGACACTAACCTGAGGTGGCCCACATTGTAGAAGCGACTGGCCCCGTCGGTGCTGCGCACCACTTTGAGACAGAATGCGGGCTGCAGATGGCGCACCTCCAGCAGCACCAGCGCCAGGTACTGGATGAACAGCAGCGCATCTACCAGCGAGGCGGCGTACTCCACGATGCCCCGGTAGTCTCGCTCGCGGGGCTCCAGCACGCGCACGCCGTAAAAGAGCCAGTAGGATGCCACGAAGAGGAAGACCAGCACCATGAGCAGGCAGCGGAAGACAAAGAAGCGCGGCAGGGTGGCGCGCGGCGGGCGCAGGAACAGCGCCCACGAGGAGATGAGCAGCACCAGCAGCTTGAACGCCAGCGAGACGTAGAGGCCCTCGCAGGGCGTGCCGCATGGCTCCAGGGTGTCGCGCCACAGCGCATGCGGCAGCACCAGGAAGGCCAGCGGCGTCACCAGCGCAAAGAAGCTCAGGCAGCCGCCCAGCGCCGGGCCCAGGAAGCGCTTACACTCCAGGGGTGTCGACTCCTCCAGGTCCTTGGTGACTCGGGTCAGGTCCTCGTTGGAGATGCTGTGCTCCGACGTCCCCGTGACAACGGTGGTGGTCTCGCCCCAGTTGTCATCCTAGCAGACAAGAAGAAAGGCCAGTTGAAACAAGAGCGCTGGGAGTTTGAGAGCTGCTTTtcacttttggggggaaaattgGTTTGGGAGACAATTCAGTTACAATTACATTCAATTCAGATGAGATTTTTCTGGTTATCGTGTAAATTAAGTAagaaaaccaaaatggcgaccttTCCATTTTTTCCCAAAGTTGCATTTCCAGTACGATACATGAAAAGCAGAGATGTTTTTTTCACTGACCCGGTCGTCCCCGCGAGTGGACTCAGCATCGAGCAGCGGTTCTCCGGGCGTCTGGATTGTCACCGACTTGTCTCCGCGGCTGCTGCCATCTCTGCTTTTGGAGCGATGCCTCCGATCCCTGCCAGACACCAAGCGGGACACTTGATGACATTGTGGCAGGAAGCTGCGCGGGGAATCACTCTTGTCAGCGGCGGACCGCCGACTCCCCTACCTGTGCTTGCGGGAGCTCCGGGAGTGGGACGACTTGTACGAGTACCCGGAGTACTGGGATTCGTTGTCCATGTCTCGGGCGGGCGGCGAGCGGGCTTTGTGAGCcccgcttcctcctcctcctccgcccgtGCCGCACGGCTTGCCGACGCCGCCCAGCTGGATCTTGCGCTCGGAGATAGACTTGGTGGAGAGGCCCAACGGCAGCTTGAGCAGGTCAACCTTGCTCCTGAGTGAATCTATCTTGGAGGCCGAAGAGGGGACCGTGGGAGAAGGCAATGGGTGGGTGGGCGAGGGGAGCggggggaagaggaggagaggggCGGGAGAGGATGGCGGGTAGGAGAGTCAAGGCAGGGAGAGAGAGCAGAGGCTTCCGTGATCTGAAAGACAAACCAATGACTATCAAATGATGCTACAATGACTGCTATTTTGAAATCATCAGAATGACTAGAAATCATCCGCAGAGCGACGGACCGATTGGGCGAGGCTGAAATCGGGACAGAAAACTTGAGGACGGAGAACGATGCCTGCACGTGGAAATTTGGAGCTATGACGTTTACGAAAAAAAACCCTTCATAATTCAAAACTGTTACTAAATACTATATATTACTGTATGACATATTATATTATTGTAGTAAAAATTGAATctctaatgttttttttgacCACTGTTATTAATGTGCGACCTGTTGATATTGAAAGCCCATCTGCCAAATGCTTCTAGATGACGCAGATGAGTGAAGTAGTGCCATCTCATGGCACACGGCATAAGGAAATGTAAAATGGTCGCCAGGTTGACATGAAAAAGGGAAACGGCGTCTCTCATCACCCCCGCGTGGGAATCAAAGTGAGCGCTGTGGCACATTAACCCACTAAAACCTTTTTTGGCCATGTGCACTTGGCAAAACGCtactggcggcggcggcagttaGTCATCTCACA is a genomic window containing:
- the vangl2 gene encoding vang-like protein 2 isoform X3: MDNESQYSGYSYKSSHSRSSRKHRDRRHRSKSRDGSSRGDKSVTIQTPGEPLLDAESTRGDDRDDNWGETTTVVTGTSEHSISNEDLTRVTKDLEESTPLECKRFLGPALGGCLSFFALVTPLAFLVLPHALWRDTLEPCGTPCEGLYVSLAFKLLVLLISSWALFLRPPRATLPRFFVFRCLLMVLVFLFVASYWLFYGVRVLEPRERDYRGIVEYAASLVDALLFIQYLALVLLEVRHLQPAFCLKVVRSTDGASRFYNVGHLSIQRAAVWVLDHYYNDFPVYNPALVNLPKSILSKKMTGFKVYSLDENPGNNSTGQSRAMIAAAARRRDNSHNEFYYEEAEMDRRIRKRKARLVVAVEEAFTHIKRLHEEEAALTSSPKHPREVMDPREAAQAIFAPMARAMQKYLRTTRQQAFHSMESILTHLQFCITHNMTPKAFLERYLSPGPTMQYQQHNGRGRQWTLVSEEPVTAALRQGLVFSVRRLDFSLVVTVTPLPFLRLGEEFVDPKSHKFVMRLQSETSV
- the vangl2 gene encoding vang-like protein 2 isoform X1, whose product is MDNESQYSGYSYKSSHSRSSRKHRDRRHRSKSRDGSSRGDKSVTIQTPGEPLLDAESTRGDDRDDNWGETTTVVTGTSEHSISNEDLTRVTKDLEESTPLECKRFLGPALGGCLSFFALVTPLAFLVLPHALWRDTLEPCGTPCEGLYVSLAFKLLVLLISSWALFLRPPRATLPRFFVFRCLLMVLVFLFVASYWLFYGVRVLEPRERDYRGIVEYAASLVDALLFIQYLALVLLEVRHLQPAFCLKVVRSTDGASRFYNVGHLSIQRAAVWVLDHYYNDFPVYNPALVNLPKSILSKKMTGFKVYSLDGIGNLSCPENPGNNSTGQSRAMIAAAARRRDNSHNEFYYEEAEMDRRIRKRKARLVVAVEEAFTHIKRLHEEEAALTSSPKHPREVMDPREAAQAIFAPMARAMQKYLRTTRQQAFHSMESILTHLQFCITHNMTPKAFLERYLSPGPTMQYQQHNGRGRQWTLVSEEPVTAALRQGLVFSVRRLDFSLVVTVTPLPFLRLGEEFVDPKSHKFVMRLQSETSV
- the vangl2 gene encoding vang-like protein 2 isoform X2, which produces MDNESQYSGYSYKSSHSRSSRKHRDRRHRSKSRDGSSRGDKSVTIQTPGEPLLDAESTRGDDRDDNWGETTTVVTGTSEHSISNEDLTRVTKDLEESTPLECKRFLGPALGGCLSFFALVTPLAFLVLPHALWRDTLEPCGTPCEGLYVSLAFKLLVLLISSWALFLRPPRATLPRFFVFRCLLMVLVFLFVASYWLFYGVRVLEPRERDYRGIVEYAASLVDALLFIQYLALVLLEVRHLQPAFCLKVVRSTDGASRFYNVGHLSIQRAAVWVLDHYYNDFPVYNPALVNLPKSILSKKMTGFKVYSLDGNLSCPENPGNNSTGQSRAMIAAAARRRDNSHNEFYYEEAEMDRRIRKRKARLVVAVEEAFTHIKRLHEEEAALTSSPKHPREVMDPREAAQAIFAPMARAMQKYLRTTRQQAFHSMESILTHLQFCITHNMTPKAFLERYLSPGPTMQYQQHNGRGRQWTLVSEEPVTAALRQGLVFSVRRLDFSLVVTVTPLPFLRLGEEFVDPKSHKFVMRLQSETSV